Within the Fibrobacter sp. genome, the region GATATTTTCGATCCAGACAGCGGTGATCTGATCGGATTCGCGCAGGAAAAGATATCGGGCCTGTTGAAGGTGCTAAGGCTTGTGGGAAATAAAATTCTCCTTCCCACAAAAGTGGAGATAAGAGATAACAACGAGCAGCTTCTGTTCAGTATCAACAAAGGCTTTCAATTCTTCAGAGCAAAAGTAACCATCTCAGACAGTGAAGACAACCAGGTCGGCTTTTTCAAAAGCAAGCTTTTTTCTCCCGGCGGAGGATTTTTTGTATTCGACAACAATGAAAGGCTTGTAGCGGAAATCAGGGGAGACTGGAAAGGATGGAATTTCCGGTTTATCGGAGCTAATGGAAATCAGATCGGTGTTGTGACCAAAAAATGGGCAGGGATAGGAAAGGAACTATTCACATCCGCAGACAACTACCTGATTTCACTGGACGAAGGTGAAGGAGACACAGCTAAGGGATTACTGCTGCTGGCAGCAGGTCTGGCGATCGATATTGTATATAAGACATCGAGGTAGCAGAGGAAAAGAGACCTGAAGCTGAAAATTCAGCTATCAGGTCAATATCTTTCCAGGGAAGCAAGACTGGATGCCTGTTTTCACAGGCATGACGCCTAAAGGTAAGGATTTACTTAAAAAATACACCCTCTCCCCCATTCGTCATTTCTCCAGGAAAGCAGAATTTACTCTACGAAACTTCCTCTTATCACAATTGGCTGGTTCAAAGGATTTCCGCTGACCATTATAAATCTCACCGGATCTTTTGCATCCACCTGAATAACCCCTGTTTTCTTCAAAAAAAGTGCTTCATGAGCCATCAGGGGTCCATACTCGGTCTCTACCTCTCCGCTGTAAACATAGAGAAAACCGTTATGGAATGGTATCGGAAGACTCAATGAGGAGGCACCGGAAAGTCTGAAGTCTTTAAATTGAGCAGGTGTGAAATGCTTTACAGGTGAATTACCGCCAAGAATGGTGCGTATCTCCACGTTTCCATTCACTTCTGTCTTTATCTGCTCAGGATTGACCTGCTGATATTCCGGTTCGCTCCTTTTAAGGTGTATAGGGAGATTGATCCAGAGCTGAAACCCGTGACAACCCTCATCACTGCCCGGCATCTCAGAGTGCACAATACCCTTCCCTGCGCTGAATCTCTGCGCTCCCCCTTCCAAAACCGTTGTATCGTTTCCCAGAGTATCTTTGTGCCTGAACGCTCCATCGATCATATAGGTGACAGCCTCAAAACCCCTGTGCTGATGTTCAGGAAAACCCGTTCCCTTTTTCACGAAAAACTCATCGAGCAACACAAAAGGATCAAAACTGCCATATTCAGGCGAAGGGAAAAGCCGCCATATCCTCACCCCTGCCCCATCCTCTATCGCTGCAGCAGCCACCTTGACTGGTCTGTCCATACTAAACCCTCCTTAGTGACATTATAGCAAATACGAGAGCACTCCTTAAACGGACAATACCCTTAAAGACAGTACGTATTCTCCCGTAAAAAATGGCAATCCTTGATTTTCTTTTCTGCCTGTTATATTCTTAGTGTTTAATTTTTTATTTAACCCATGAAACTGCGGAGAATTAAATGCCTCAGGCCAAGCGACCTACAAAAAAAGCGATGAGCAACACAACCAAATGTCCCAGATGCATGTCAAGGGGTTATGATATCGTTGAAAAACCCAACTTTTTCGAGAGAATAGTATTTATGGGTTGTGTAGTTTACAAATGCCGTAAGTGCGGAAAAAAGTGGGGAGGATAAGTCTACACCGCAATCCTCTCTGCCTCTCTTAACACAGCGATCAGTTCATCAGTTGATCCGGCTCTGAAGATCCGGTCTCTTATTGCAGAGACTCCCGGAAGACCCTTTACATAACGTGCCGTGTGCTTTTTCATCTCCCGGTATGCACGAGCCTCACCGTA harbors:
- a CDS encoding oxidoreductase, with product MLTRRRFLIKERVGLLKLSDRYDIFDPDSGDLIGFAQEKISGLLKVLRLVGNKILLPTKVEIRDNNEQLLFSINKGFQFFRAKVTISDSEDNQVGFFKSKLFSPGGGFFVFDNNERLVAEIRGDWKGWNFRFIGANGNQIGVVTKKWAGIGKELFTSADNYLISLDEGEGDTAKGLLLLAAGLAIDIVYKTSR
- a CDS encoding pirin family protein, with protein sequence MDRPVKVAAAAIEDGAGVRIWRLFPSPEYGSFDPFVLLDEFFVKKGTGFPEHQHRGFEAVTYMIDGAFRHKDTLGNDTTVLEGGAQRFSAGKGIVHSEMPGSDEGCHGFQLWINLPIHLKRSEPEYQQVNPEQIKTEVNGNVEIRTILGGNSPVKHFTPAQFKDFRLSGASSLSLPIPFHNGFLYVYSGEVETEYGPLMAHEALFLKKTGVIQVDAKDPVRFIMVSGNPLNQPIVIRGSFVE